The Candidatus Thiothrix anitrata genome includes the window ACACGCTGACCCTCGCAGGGGCGAACATCAGGATTGGGGAACGCTGATCTTTGATTTCGGGCGTAATGAGGTGCGCAATTTCCTGATTTCTAACGCGCTGTTCTGGATTGATGAATTCCATATCGACGGGTTGCGGGTGGATGCGGTGGCTTCGATGCTGTATCTGGATTATTCGCGCAAGGCGGGTGAATGGTTGCCGAATCAGTACGGCGGGCGTGAAAATTTAGAAGCGATTGCGTTCTTGCGGGAAATGAACACAGTTGTTCATGGCTATTTCCCCGGCGTGCTGACGATTGCGGAAGAATCAACTTCGTGGCCTGCGGTATCGCGTCCGGTAGAGCTGGGTGGTTTAGGTTTTAGCATGAAATGGAATATGGGTTGGATGAACGATAACCTGTCGTACATTGAGCAAAACCCGATTCACCGCAAATATCACCATAATCTGCTGACGTTTAGCCAGATGTATGCATATTCGGAAAACTTTGTATTGCCGTTGTCGCACGATGAAGTGGTGCATTTAAAGCACAGTATGCTGGATAAAATGCCGGGGGATTACTGGCAGGCGTTTGCGAATCTGCGCTTGTTTTACGCATGGCATTACGCGCATCCGGGTAAGAAATTGCTGTTTATGGGGTCGGAATTCGGGCAATGGGCAGAATGGAACGCCAAGCGTGAACTCGATTGGTCATTGTGCAGCTTTCCGGCACATGACAGCGTGCGCCATTTATTGCGGGATTTAAACCGGCTGTACCGGGATTTACCGGCGTTGCATCAGTTTGATTTTGACGGGCGCGGCTTTCAGTGGATTGATTGCCATGATTCGGATCAATCGGTGCTGAGTTTGGTGCGTCGCGGCGAAACAGCGCAGGATACGGTGGTGATTTTGCTAAACTTTACCCCAGTGCCGCGCTATAACTACCGCATTGGTGTGCCGGAAGCGGCGAGTTATTGCGAAATTTTGAATACCGATTCGGAATATTACGGTGGGAGTAACTGCGGTAATGCGGGGGCGTTGTCGGTGTTGGCAGAGCCTTGGATGGGCTTTACGCATTCTGTGGAAGTGACTTTGCCACCATTGGGGGCT containing:
- the glgB gene encoding 1,4-alpha-glucan branching protein GlgB, with the protein product MKPLLSAFDLNLLMAGKHHHAWKILGAHPLVLEGVEGCRFAVWAPGVQRVSVVGDFNQWDGREHPMRCCGDSGVWEVFIPGLSSGVAYKYEILNRNGHLLVKTDPYAQQMFLRPETTSCVPSVGDYTWQDAQWVAARAEFDWQHRPLSVYEVHTGSWRKHPDGRFYSWAELTETLIPYVKDLNYTHIELLPVAEHPLDESWGYQVSGYYAPTARHGTADEFRAFVDACHQQGIGVLLDWVPAHFPKDAFALAKFTGEPLYEHADPRRGEHQDWGTLIFDFGRNEVRNFLISNALFWIDEFHIDGLRVDAVASMLYLDYSRKAGEWLPNQYGGRENLEAIAFLREMNTVVHGYFPGVLTIAEESTSWPAVSRPVELGGLGFSMKWNMGWMNDNLSYIEQNPIHRKYHHNLLTFSQMYAYSENFVLPLSHDEVVHLKHSMLDKMPGDYWQAFANLRLFYAWHYAHPGKKLLFMGSEFGQWAEWNAKRELDWSLCSFPAHDSVRHLLRDLNRLYRDLPALHQFDFDGRGFQWIDCHDSDQSVLSLVRRGETAQDTVVILLNFTPVPRYNYRIGVPEAASYCEILNTDSEYYGGSNCGNAGALSVLAEPWMGFTHSVEVTLPPLGALFLQRCE